The Pelmatolapia mariae isolate MD_Pm_ZW linkage group LG2, Pm_UMD_F_2, whole genome shotgun sequence sequence TCTGGATCCCCGTGATCCGATCATCCCAGTGTTATCTCCACACTCTTTAGCCTATTATGAGGATCAGGGTGACCATAAATGCAGTGCACAGAGAGCTACACCAAACTAAAAGCGCAGTTAACGCCAACTTCACTCACTCTGCGTCATGTGAGAACACGCAGGCCGCACTGAAACAGTCGTTCAGCTCGATGATTTCACTATTTGTACTTCGATAGTTAATAAATGCGCCggggaaagattttttttaaagaagaaaaaaagtgggTCTCACCAGCATGACACGTTGGAAAAAATACAGTAGATCAGGGTCAGAAATACATCTGTTAATGTATAAAATGTTTAAGGCCAAACACATGAAAACTTACAAgtttaaagaacaacaaaaacagtgtgTGGAAGCGAGATCCCGTGAGGGCATccatgtttcattttgttattcAGTAGAAAACTAGAAAAAGTCGATTTTTTTCTTGGTGATGTTGATAATGATCATTACACCTGAGTGTAAAAATCAACTTCtaaaaagtcttgagccattcCTCGTGGCTTTATGCTTCGCCTCCAGTGACTTTCTGTAGTGTTCAGGCTTCATGGAGgcgtttgtgtttttctggacATCGAAtgctttttcatatattttcagCCCAGTTGTTGTACCTGACCACTGTCTAAGCAATATCTTggggattttttgtttttgtttgcttgttaagccacttaacaccgacttgtgaatcattcaagcataactTAATGGAAGAACTCGAGCAAataatctattttatttattttgttttaatatttctgtatttatttattgttaccAGCGGCCTCTATCTATGGGGCAAAAATGCCAAATTTAAGACACAATTTGACATGCATAAAAATTACGCTTTTTTGCACGAATAAGGGGATTCCCAAAGAGATTTTATTCGAAACATGGCGTGTGCACtttgtccttaaaaaaacaacaactgaggACAATCCACaggtggaggacaaaagaagaacatGCAGGGCTAAAAACATATCACCAGCTAATGAAAGTATCAGTAATGAAAAGCACGTCCTTAAGAAACAAGGGAACAAAATCCTGACACAAGACCTGAGAGATGCCACTATTCCTTCAGCCATTCTTAAAGGAAGGAaataaaggggggggggggggggggctgaggTCTACCACGTTACACACGAAAAATCAGTGCCAAAAAGTCTGAATCTGAGGTGATGAATCCaactttacatttttgtttaaatcGTCATCAGCATGTGGAGAGGAGGCCAAGAGAGACGACTGAGTGTATTTATGCAAATCGTGCGTTAAAAACAATAATCCTATAAATCGAGTGCCTGTTTAACGTATTCATTGGATCACCATTTTACTTTCCAAAAGAACAATTACACAACTGTTAATGGCATCgcgtttgcttttttgtttgttttaaacgaGTCTCTTTGAGTGTTAGGTTTTTAAGGTATTCTGCGTCGGGGTGCACAAGCAAAAAGGCAACATGAGGCTGATGAATTGATGAAGAAACGCacaaaaataattcaaaataaaaatgaatgaggcAGTGTTTGCGCAAATACCGCTGATCTTTATTTTCAAGCATCAAGCAGACACAAGCATTAACCGAAATTAAAAAGGAGTAGACAGAGTTCATCCTTTTGTTTCTGTATGGGGAGCCGATCTAAAAGAAACTCTCCGAGTTAAATGCGTAAAAAAAGGCAGGCCTCGTGTGTAGCTGTTTCACTCGTTCAAAATGTTCCATTAAATCAATAAACATTTTTGATAAGAGTGCCTaaacaaaatcattttaaatttaatggaaGCAACGGCCGTATCGAACCACGTGACTCAGATTAATTCAGTTCTCTCGGGTGTCAAGAGGGGGCGTGACCGCGTGCACGGGGATCAACAAATTGCAACAAGGGCGCAAACTTGTGTCATTCGTTCGGTTTGGATCTGCAGCAACGAGGAGAGGCACGAGGCAAGCATGAAGGTTATATCTTCACCTGGAGCTCGAGGACAGAGGGCCGCCAGAAGGGTGAGTTACATCTCCGCAGACAGCAACACTTTGTGCAAAAAGCGCGTTCTTCCTGTTTGCAGTCTAAAGTGTTTTACTTTTTCGCCCCCAAAGATTTCTAAACCTCAGATGGAGAAGCGCAGGCGGGAGCGCATCAACCACAGTCTGGAGACTCTGCGAGTTCTGATGCTGGAGAGCACCCACAATGAGGTACGTCTCTGCGTCGTGGTTTTAATTTCGATTGTTCataatgttttgttgttgttgtttattttatatgctgtttGTGAGTGATTTGAGTAACGTGCATTCCCTTTAATGCAGAAACTAAAGAATCCGAAAGTGGAGAAGGCAGAGATTCTAGAGAGTGTGGTCGATTTCCTGAAGGCAGAGAAGGATGTACAGAAGGATCACCAGGCCTCAGAGAGGGCTCTGTCCGTGGAGCAGAGACCGGCCTGTGCCTGCCAGTCCAGCTACCATGACGGCATGAGGACCTGCCTGCTCAGGGTCAACCAGTTCATAGCCAGCAAGAGCCAGGAGGCAGGGGAGCCCAGCGGAGCGGCTGTTCGGGCTTCCTTTACGCTTCCAGAGATCCCCATGCACCCCACCACTCCCGGCCACATCCACCATCCTGCTGCTGTTCTGCCTCCTCATCCTCTGCCCTTCCATCACCCCCAGCTCTCTCACCACTACCTGACACAGACGGCTGGCTTCCACGATGACACCAGCAATCTGTCCCCCGCAGGTGTGGGGCACATCCCTGATCCCCTGTGGAGGCCCTGGCCTCAGTGATTCCAGCATCAAGACCGAGGCTTATGAGTCCATGTAACTACTGTACCTACTGTAACTATGCGagcaaaatgtataaatgtgtattttttagGCTACTGCACAGCCTGTATTTAGCTCACTCAAGTCACTTTCTATTACCTCGGACATGTACGAGTGTAATCAGtgatttatctttttaaaacgTTGAGCCTCGCCTATATGTGCTCATTATGGactacatttttaatgtttttcaagttgttgtttttttcacatttacgCATCAGTACGTAAAACATATATTTGTGCTGACAGGACGGGCATAAAATTGCTTTCCCTGCTTTACCGTTGCTGagggctttgtttttgtttttcccctcttttttggCTCagatgtgtgtatatatttgagccACTGTGTGTGAGAAATAATTCATGAATGTGTTTGCTGAGTCTTCAATAAAGACAGTTTGCTCAAACCTCCCAGAGTGACCTGTTGTATCGTGTGAACCTTTTGAAGCTGCTGCACTTGTAGATGAAACGGGAACAGGATAGTTAACCACAACGATCGACAGTTATGACATCCTTTGTGATGCTGATAGGCAGGCGACTCCGTCTATCATcagagcagtttttttttttcgggTTGTAGAGGagcaaacaatggcggccattcACACACTGTCCAGAGTCTAGACTTCTTCAGGGTGCGGCACCGTCCAATCCACAAAATCCTCCCACGTCAAAGAAAAGGCTGTTGGAAACTAAAAAGCAAAACCAGGTGTGAAATGAAATctaacatacatatatacatcatatatatacacacacacacacacacacacacacacacacacacacacacacacacacacagacagaggtgtgtgtgtgtgtatatatatatacatatatatatatatatatatacacacacacatacagaggtgtgtgggggggggaatCAATATTAGGGTCTTTTCTTATTCTTTGATATGCCAACAGCTTTTTTGTTAATTTCTCTGGTATTTTGTATGAAGTAATGTTTGCTACTATTTAAATGTCCAACATATTATAAATGAGGGATCGATAAAGGTGAATGTCTGATTTAAATCTAATGCGTTTCCCTTTCAACaaattttattgtgttttgctCAAACAGAAGCcagaaaaaataacaaaaattagATTTACATTTTTGCATTGAATAATTTCTAAGGCATACTaaaaacttaaaagaaaaagaattatCTAAATATGTTGATTTATCTGTTAAAGTGAGACCTTTTACCGGGTTTAAATTGACTCAGAGCCTCACTGAAATTGCTGTATTGTTTTATGGTGCAATACTTACCCTACATACAGATTACAGACTTTACAAACCAAAGTTATACAGCTGGATGCTCCGGCGGATCCTCTTTTCATAGTTACAAATCTTTAAAGTTAACTGAATGCAACATTTTTCAGAATGCTTGTGTAATGTAAAATAATGTAAGACTTATAGATTATTCCTCTCACAGatacaatgcaaaaaaaaaaatgcttctgAGGGGAAAGAAATGCAAAGTTAATTGTACAAGTTTTAGTGTAAACTGTAGAGATCCACAATTTTAAAATGAGCTTCAAAGCAGTTGCTCCTAAAACCCTGTATGACAAAGACCTTTTAAAACTATTGGATTAGTGTTATTTAAATGTGAGGATCCTTGGGGTTATTTTAGGATATTTGCAGTGGTTTAGGCTAGGATGATAATGTATGCTGAAAATTATATATGTATTTGGTCCATGTTATCTAAAGTTTGAGTCCCCATTTATAAGCTTTATATAATATTATGTTGGACCTTGTATTTGAGTTGATTTGTGATTTAAGAATAAACTGAAACTATTCCAAACTTCTTAAATCTTATTCTGACAGTTAAACACACATAGAATAAGTAAACtaattaaagtaaatacattatataaatacaaatatataaaaCTATATTAACTTTGGTCCAGATGGTAAAAAGGTCTGGTTGAGTAATGTAGGTTTGCCAGTTTTGTTGAGGTATATTTGATGTGGTCTGTTTTCACCAAAGACCTATACTTAGAACATAGACTAACAAGGTTCTGTAAAAGGAGCATGTTGGATATATTCAGCCAGTGTCTTGATGCATCTCCATCATTTAGATTTTGGGGATATTCAGCCAGCAAgtgttttgctgttgtttgtgtCATCAAAGCCACTGAAAGGACAGCATCACGGAAACTGTCTCTGGTggtgaggggaggggggggcggGGGTGATATTTATTTAGCCTTGAGAAACTCTGAAATCCACGTTCTGGGTTTTGGTGGCAGATTTGATGAAACTGCCTGAATAGGCTACCGCTAGGTGTAATCAGTGCGATAACAGCCTCGATTGTGTGCTTATCTGCGTTTGAAAAAAACCGACCCACTCAAAACTGGGAACTGCCCTCCATCAGCATTTCAATGCACGCTGGATGTGATAGGTCGCAGCCCAACGCTTACCCGTCCTGGATAAAGTAGCGGTGATTGTCCTGCAATCATCCccttttatttgaaaatgtaaCTGCTCTCGTTTTGCCTTCACATCGCTGAAATGCCTTAAGTTtactgacattttaaaaaaaaaaatgacagaggacacaaagaaaagaagacatttttaaaaaatgtatgtttttctgtgcgtcaaaactcacaaactcatccacagcCTCAGGTTTATAGCGACTTGAAATATCGTGTGTCTCTTTAAGTCTCCTTATCATAAATCCTACAGGAATTCCTTCAAAGTGCGTTTGAAAACATCTATCAAAGGAGGTGTTAGTCCCGCTGCGCTGATCTCTGGACAGGATGCTCCTTTGTGCGCCTCTAAGCTTTAACCGCACGAAGAAAAGCCCACACAAGACTAAGTAAATCAATTAAAGTTGAAATCAGATTAGGTTTCATTAGAGGGGCATCTGTCTAAATGAAGATCAAACAGGTCAACAggaaacttgtttttttttttaaggcactGTGAAATGGATAAGAATCAACCTATAAATCAGATACATTTGCTCAGAATGATGCCAGAGAGGACATGGAATTGAATTTTGTCCCAAAACAAATATCCCAAACTGTAGCATCGGAAAGTGTTTGACTAAACCTGCAGATCAGCAGCTGCTCCCGCCCGTGATGGTTTTACCACATCAGGGAGAACACAATAAACACGCCGTTTGCCCTCCACAACAAACCATTTGACGCTCGCAGGAGACACAAGTCAGAGACACAAAATACAGCACAATGATTTAATAGCAGGTAAACACACAGTTTTTATTGtctgaaatcaataaaaaacaacaaagcaaacttaACAAAGTATCTCTCTCGTGTAGACCGACTAAATACCCGAACGTTCAGCTGGTTTCGGTCTTCAGTGGCTCGGCTCTGGCTGTGTTTAAAGCATATTGCACCTCCGGGTGTTAATGGGTCTGCTGGAGCACGCGCGCTGGAGGTAACCGACTCGTGCACGAGGACACCTTCGTCGTCGCCTTTGTGTCGTAGTGCCAATTACCGCACGTCCTCGTGAGGTTAGCGTTAGCCAAATTAAGGATACTCACAGCAGATGTGAAACATTTTGACGCAAACCGGTGATGCAGAAGTTTGAGCCCGTAAATGCGCTCGGCTTCGGCTTTTACACATGTAGCCTACCTACGCTGCAAAGCAGGGTCACAATTACAAAGATTAGCGGCGAAATTCAGCAAAGAAACCGATTTACGTGCGACTTTTATAACATAATTGGTATTTCTTCTGTATgaacagttttaaaaagctcAAATTCCGCTGGCTGTTCCGGACAAAAGTTTAGTCGCATATCTATATTAATTTAGAGTATATGTTTTCCTTTAAACCCTCAGACAGGCTTCACGTCTTGACTATTAGTGAACCCCTCCGCTGGTGGTAAATGGAGAGGAACGACATTCATTTAGTTGAACAAAGCAGCACCgctgtgctttttttctctgctgTGAGCTGTGGAAGAGGTCAGTGACTGGACAACATCTGCTCTGGTGGCAACCAGCATGCCCCAGTAATTAAGGCAAATGttcacagaaacaaacacacagagtgctgcacaggcctggtgtgtaATTTGTCAGGATGCAGCACATGTCCTAAAGGAAAAATGCCATCTAAAATGAAAACTAATGCAAAGGTGATggttcatgaaaaaaaaaagtttattcgTATCAAGAGAAAAGTCACAGTAATAACACTGCAAAGAAATGCCAAGAAACAAGCAGAGTGTCGCAGGTTTACATGGTATTAACTACTTTGTGTAAGCGTGCGTGCAGCTACATCACTCCATCAGACTTTGCCCACAGCGAGGCCCTGGGCTTTCTGAAACTCCTGTTGTAAACTTGACAACACTTCTCGATGCTGTTCGGATTTCTTTTCCATGTCTTTCAGTAGCGTCTCATACCTCTGACtgcaaaaggacaaaaaaaggaaaccactgagttttaaacacacacacaaatgaggAATATTTAAATCCCATTCTTGTACACTGAACATCTGTAATTATTCAGGGTTAtaatactttaacatttaatatctcaaaccattcaaacacaaaaaagaacgCTACCTTAAATTAAGTATTACAAACCCACACatccacatttttgcattttgcatttcgttgccttgtacttgtgacatgtgcaatgacaaagttgaattctattctatttttatctatAATTGTACAAAAAATTTAACCCGTTTAAAAAGTACAAAGTGGCAATAAAGCTGAATCAAGAAGTTAGTTTAGTACTTTTGCCTAAAGGACTCTGGTCTTTTTAAAG is a genomic window containing:
- the her5 gene encoding hairy-related 5 — protein: MKVISSPGARGQRAARRISKPQMEKRRRERINHSLETLRVLMLESTHNEKLKNPKVEKAEILESVVDFLKAEKDVQKDHQASERALSVEQRPACACQSSYHDGMRTCLLRVNQFIASKSQEAGEPSGAAVRASFTLPEIPMHPTTPGHIHHPAAVLPPHPLPFHHPQLSHHYLTQTAGFHDDTSNLSPAGVGHIPDPLWRPWPQ